The proteins below come from a single Paludibacter jiangxiensis genomic window:
- a CDS encoding carboxylesterase/lipase family protein, whose amino-acid sequence MKKLLYLLVAFVVGYYNCDAANPVLTIEGGQVQGVKAEIEGVTVYRGIPYAAPPIKNLRWKAPQPVIPWQGVKLADKFGHPGYQAVHYPGGYTTEWGYGDESPYSEDCLYLNVWTKAPGNIGKKLPVALWIHGGGYREGWGSEPEFDGQEWANKDVVLVSINYRLGVFGFLTHPELSKESPNHVSGNYGILDQIESLKWIKKNIAQFGGDPDNVTIFGQSAGAGSVKTLCESPLARGLFKKAIIMSGGGITTTPPPAAAPGAPATMAAFAPITFEQSELQTKEIMDWAGLTSLEKMRAASTETIYTLGSLYNSVTGKRTRMAAMPVVDGYVSLQSFDAAAVDNKLAQVPYMIGYTLNDMGSMAPGIAEFCLNREKLGGKAFAYEFARPLPTDGRSDVLKGAFHSSDLWFVFKSLKHCWRPWTAGDWDLSEKMLTAWSNFAKYGNPNGNAGGKWAPYTRENPKFMVFKLDASDKENSGMGEPLKP is encoded by the coding sequence ATGAAGAAATTACTTTATTTATTAGTTGCATTTGTAGTTGGATATTACAATTGTGACGCGGCAAATCCTGTGCTGACGATAGAAGGCGGACAGGTTCAGGGCGTAAAAGCCGAAATTGAAGGAGTGACTGTTTATCGTGGAATTCCGTATGCAGCACCTCCCATTAAAAACCTCCGTTGGAAGGCTCCTCAGCCGGTTATTCCATGGCAGGGCGTGAAACTTGCAGATAAATTCGGGCATCCGGGTTATCAGGCCGTTCACTATCCCGGTGGTTATACTACAGAGTGGGGCTATGGTGATGAGTCGCCTTATAGCGAAGATTGCCTTTACCTGAATGTGTGGACAAAAGCTCCCGGTAACATTGGGAAAAAGCTTCCTGTGGCTCTGTGGATTCATGGTGGCGGTTACAGAGAAGGATGGGGTTCGGAACCTGAATTCGACGGACAGGAGTGGGCTAACAAAGATGTTGTGTTGGTTTCAATCAACTATCGTCTTGGCGTTTTCGGATTCCTGACACATCCCGAACTCTCGAAGGAAAGTCCTAACCACGTTTCAGGTAACTATGGTATCCTCGACCAGATAGAATCTCTCAAATGGATTAAGAAGAATATCGCACAGTTTGGCGGCGATCCAGATAACGTTACCATATTTGGTCAGAGCGCCGGTGCAGGTAGCGTAAAAACACTCTGCGAATCTCCGCTCGCAAGAGGCTTGTTCAAAAAAGCGATTATTATGAGTGGCGGTGGTATCACAACGACTCCGCCTCCGGCAGCAGCTCCGGGTGCACCTGCTACTATGGCTGCGTTTGCCCCTATAACTTTTGAACAGTCGGAACTCCAGACTAAGGAAATTATGGATTGGGCAGGGCTTACAAGCCTTGAAAAAATGCGCGCCGCTTCTACCGAAACCATTTATACGCTTGGAAGTCTGTATAACTCAGTGACCGGGAAACGTACCCGTATGGCTGCTATGCCTGTCGTTGATGGTTATGTTTCACTCCAGAGCTTTGATGCTGCTGCGGTTGACAACAAACTGGCGCAGGTTCCGTACATGATTGGTTACACGTTGAACGATATGGGTAGCATGGCTCCGGGTATTGCTGAGTTCTGTCTGAACCGCGAAAAATTGGGTGGTAAGGCGTTTGCGTATGAGTTTGCCCGTCCTTTGCCAACTGATGGCAGAAGTGACGTGCTTAAGGGCGCATTTCACTCTTCCGATCTTTGGTTTGTGTTCAAGTCTCTCAAGCATTGCTGGAGACCCTGGACGGCAGGTGATTGGGATCTTTCAGAAAAGATGCTGACTGCCTGGTCGAATTTTGCCAAATACGGTAATCCTAATGGAAATGCTGGTGGCAAGTGGGCTCCTTATACCAGGGAAAATCCGAAGTTCATGGTCTTTAAACTCGATGCAAGCGATAAAGAAAATTCAGGCATGGGCGAACCCTTAAAACCATAA
- a CDS encoding DMT family transporter, producing MKDSNKSLIYAGLSVLSWSTVATAFKLALRLQTHFEMLLIASCTALVILAIVMTFQSKWGSLTLLSAKQWLLYALIGLLNPAIYYLVLFKAYALLPAQIAQPINYSWPILLLILIAIVSHQPIPRRKYIGMALSLGGVILISAGSGQIQQSAIPVAGLLLAFLSALLWAGFWIVNKMNQNIDNTVNLFVIFLFGSVYLLIASLFVPVNLTSTNGFLASMYIGAFEMAIPFIFFSLALKKTNNPVLINQLCYLAPFTSLFIIHLVLKEHIYTTTFIGLILIIVGIIFNEYFAGSGRTK from the coding sequence ATGAAAGATTCAAATAAATCACTGATATATGCCGGTTTATCCGTACTAAGCTGGTCAACCGTTGCCACCGCCTTCAAACTGGCATTGCGACTGCAAACGCATTTTGAAATGTTGCTCATCGCCAGTTGTACGGCACTTGTCATTCTGGCAATAGTCATGACCTTTCAATCAAAATGGGGTTCGCTGACATTACTTTCCGCAAAACAGTGGTTGCTTTATGCCCTGATCGGACTATTGAATCCTGCAATCTATTATCTTGTTCTATTTAAAGCCTATGCGCTCTTACCGGCCCAAATTGCTCAACCGATTAATTATTCGTGGCCAATTTTGCTGTTGATACTGATAGCAATTGTCAGCCACCAGCCCATTCCGCGCAGAAAATACATTGGCATGGCACTGTCACTGGGAGGCGTAATTCTCATTTCGGCAGGCTCAGGGCAAATCCAACAATCAGCCATACCTGTTGCCGGTCTGCTTTTGGCTTTCCTGAGTGCTTTATTATGGGCCGGATTCTGGATTGTCAATAAAATGAATCAAAATATCGACAATACGGTGAATCTTTTTGTCATCTTTCTGTTCGGATCTGTCTATCTGCTGATTGCTTCATTATTTGTCCCGGTAAACCTTACTTCAACCAACGGATTTCTTGCCAGCATGTATATCGGAGCTTTTGAAATGGCCATACCGTTTATCTTTTTCAGTCTTGCACTAAAAAAAACGAACAATCCGGTGCTTATCAACCAACTGTGTTACTTAGCACCATTCACTTCACTCTTTATCATACACCTGGTTTTGAAAGAGCACATATACACCACCACCTTTATCGGCTTAATACTGATTATCGTTGGCATTATTTTCAACGAATATTTTGCCGGTTCAGGCAGAACAAAATAA
- a CDS encoding ribonuclease H1 domain-containing protein, with product MAKNKFYVVWKGRQTGVFDSWESCKEQVNGFEGAQYKGYPTEAAANAAFKMNYWKAVGANQKQSAIAVGEGGAKPIVPSLAVDAACSGNPGKMEYRGVDTSTGREIFRQGPFELGTNNIGEFLAIVHGLAFLKSQNSDLPIYSDSVNALAWVKAKHCRTKLERCAKNEELFQLIERAENWLKQNSFSTKLLKWPTTEWGEIPADFGRK from the coding sequence ATGGCTAAAAATAAGTTCTACGTGGTCTGGAAAGGCCGTCAAACGGGAGTGTTCGATAGTTGGGAAAGCTGCAAAGAGCAGGTTAACGGCTTTGAAGGTGCCCAGTACAAGGGCTACCCGACAGAGGCGGCTGCAAATGCAGCTTTTAAAATGAACTATTGGAAAGCTGTCGGTGCCAACCAGAAACAATCTGCGATTGCCGTTGGAGAAGGCGGAGCAAAACCAATTGTTCCAAGTTTGGCTGTAGATGCAGCTTGTAGCGGCAATCCCGGAAAAATGGAATATCGTGGCGTAGATACATCCACCGGAAGAGAAATTTTCAGACAAGGACCGTTTGAACTCGGAACGAACAATATTGGGGAATTTCTGGCTATAGTCCATGGTCTGGCTTTTCTCAAGAGCCAGAATAGCGATCTCCCGATTTACTCTGATAGTGTGAATGCTCTGGCCTGGGTGAAGGCAAAACATTGCAGAACAAAGCTGGAACGCTGCGCTAAAAATGAGGAATTGTTTCAATTGATAGAGAGAGCCGAAAACTGGTTGAAACAGAACTCTTTTTCTACCAAACTGCTGAAATGGCCAACGACAGAGTGGGGCGAAATACCGGCAGATTTCGGCCGTAAATAA
- the menA gene encoding 1,4-dihydroxy-2-naphthoate octaprenyltransferase → MKSSILKWIRIVRPGTLGAGAAPVFVGLIVAAEERTFDWVIALVTLLAALTIQIASNLINDYYDFKKGLDKAGRLGPKRAIAEGEVSPQTMKKAIIIDIAIAVLCGMYLTLVGGLPILMIGCVSLLCAWLYTATPYSLSYLGIADLFVLAFFGPIATLGTTYLQIEQFSEKAFWLGMVSGLISMGILTINNIRDIDSDKKAGKRSIVVRFGKKFGEWEYFSLFMLIIPCLYLANSAGLCYAVVAMGIGLFLQLKKAKGKAYNKLLIRTGQANLLFAFLLWIEYLIS, encoded by the coding sequence ATGAAATCTTCAATATTGAAATGGATACGTATTGTGCGCCCCGGCACGCTTGGTGCAGGCGCAGCACCGGTGTTTGTGGGACTAATCGTAGCTGCCGAAGAACGTACGTTCGACTGGGTCATTGCGTTAGTCACCTTATTGGCCGCATTAACTATCCAAATTGCCAGCAACCTAATTAACGATTACTACGATTTCAAAAAAGGACTCGACAAAGCAGGACGGCTTGGTCCGAAACGCGCTATTGCCGAAGGGGAGGTTTCTCCTCAAACCATGAAAAAAGCAATCATCATTGATATTGCTATTGCTGTATTGTGCGGCATGTATCTGACCTTAGTAGGCGGGCTACCTATATTGATGATTGGCTGCGTGTCACTGCTTTGCGCCTGGCTCTATACCGCCACCCCCTACTCCCTTAGCTATCTGGGCATTGCCGATTTATTTGTTCTGGCATTCTTCGGCCCGATTGCAACACTTGGAACTACCTACCTGCAAATTGAACAATTTTCAGAAAAAGCATTCTGGCTGGGAATGGTGAGCGGGCTCATTTCCATGGGAATTCTCACTATCAATAACATTCGCGACATCGACTCGGATAAGAAAGCCGGGAAACGCAGTATCGTCGTCCGCTTCGGCAAAAAATTCGGCGAATGGGAATATTTCTCTCTCTTTATGCTAATCATCCCCTGTCTCTATCTGGCCAATTCGGCCGGTCTGTGTTATGCTGTAGTAGCAATGGGCATTGGGTTGTTTCTTCAACTAAAGAAAGCCAAAGGAAAAGCTTACAACAAATTACTGATCCGCACCGGACAAGCCAACCTGCTGTTCGCATTTTTGCTTTGGATAGAATATCTGATTTCATGA
- the ubiE gene encoding bifunctional demethylmenaquinone methyltransferase/2-methoxy-6-polyprenyl-1,4-benzoquinol methylase UbiE, with protein sequence MALDKSGVGDMFDAIAWRYDFLNHFLTLGIDNLWRNKAVSLITAPKGSSFLDVATGTGDLAVTLVRKKAPAKVFGIDISEGMLSFGRKKMEKLGLSEMVTLTQEDCEALSFTEGSFEAVTVGFGIRNFLHPDKGLSEMYRVLKPGGEAIILEFSRPKSKLMCKLFDMYFCYVLPQIGKLFSKHSSAYTYLPDSVKEFPYGEGFAKLMREAGFTAVEYHPLTFGVATVYKGVK encoded by the coding sequence ATGGCTCTTGATAAATCCGGCGTAGGCGACATGTTCGATGCAATTGCATGGCGATACGATTTCCTCAACCATTTTCTCACTCTCGGCATAGACAATCTATGGCGCAATAAGGCAGTAAGTCTCATCACGGCACCCAAAGGCAGCTCTTTTCTCGATGTTGCCACCGGTACCGGCGATCTGGCTGTTACGCTGGTTCGCAAAAAAGCTCCTGCAAAAGTATTCGGCATCGACATCTCGGAAGGAATGCTCAGTTTCGGACGAAAGAAAATGGAAAAACTCGGTCTCTCTGAGATGGTGACGCTAACGCAGGAAGATTGCGAAGCCCTCAGCTTTACAGAAGGAAGCTTCGAAGCTGTCACCGTAGGGTTTGGCATCCGCAACTTTCTCCATCCGGACAAAGGTCTTTCTGAAATGTACCGTGTGCTGAAACCCGGTGGAGAAGCCATTATTCTGGAATTTTCACGTCCGAAAAGCAAACTAATGTGCAAGCTGTTCGACATGTACTTTTGCTACGTGTTGCCACAAATCGGCAAACTTTTCTCCAAACATTCATCGGCTTATACTTATCTTCCCGACAGCGTGAAAGAATTTCCTTACGGAGAAGGCTTTGCAAAACTAATGCGTGAGGCTGGTTTTACCGCCGTAGAATACCATCCGTTGACATTCGGCGTTGCCACAGTGTACAAAGGAGTGAAATAA
- the ychF gene encoding redox-regulated ATPase YchF — translation MALQCGIVGLPNVGKSTLFNCLSNAKAQSANFPFCTIEPNVGVITVPDHRLNELAEIVNPQRVVPTTVEIVDIAGLVKGASKGEGLGNKFLANIRETDAIIHVLRCFDDDNVVHVDGSVNPIRDKEIIDAELQLKDLETVESRLARVQKQAQTGGDKQAKRLVDVLLQYKEVLEQGKSARVVTFDSKEDQRLAKDLYLLTNKPVLYVCNVDEASAVSGNQYVEQVRAAVQDESADILVVAAKIESEIAELETYEERQMFLEEVGLTESGVARLIRTAYHLLDLQTYFTCGVQEVRAWTFGRGWKAPQCAGVIHTDFEKGFIRAEVIKYDDYVRLGSEAACREAGKIGIEGKEYVVQDGDILHFRFNV, via the coding sequence ATGGCATTACAATGTGGTATAGTGGGTTTGCCCAACGTGGGTAAATCAACTCTCTTTAATTGTTTGTCGAATGCAAAAGCGCAATCGGCGAACTTTCCTTTTTGTACAATTGAACCGAATGTGGGTGTTATTACAGTTCCCGATCATCGTCTTAATGAGCTTGCTGAAATTGTGAATCCACAACGTGTTGTGCCTACTACGGTTGAAATAGTAGACATTGCCGGTTTAGTGAAGGGTGCCAGCAAAGGCGAAGGTTTGGGTAATAAATTCCTCGCAAATATTCGCGAAACGGATGCTATTATTCACGTGTTGCGTTGTTTCGACGATGATAACGTAGTGCATGTAGACGGTAGTGTAAATCCTATTCGTGACAAAGAAATTATCGACGCCGAATTGCAGTTGAAAGACCTGGAAACGGTGGAAAGTCGCTTGGCAAGAGTGCAAAAACAGGCACAGACTGGTGGCGACAAACAGGCAAAACGTTTAGTGGATGTGCTTCTGCAGTACAAAGAAGTCCTCGAACAGGGAAAATCTGCCCGCGTAGTGACATTCGATAGCAAAGAAGACCAACGTTTGGCAAAAGACCTTTACCTGCTTACCAATAAACCGGTGTTATATGTGTGCAATGTGGATGAAGCATCAGCCGTGAGTGGCAACCAATATGTGGAACAGGTACGCGCAGCGGTGCAAGACGAATCGGCCGATATATTGGTAGTTGCTGCCAAGATTGAATCGGAGATTGCCGAACTGGAAACTTACGAAGAACGTCAGATGTTTCTCGAAGAGGTAGGCCTTACCGAATCGGGCGTGGCTCGCTTAATTCGGACAGCGTATCATTTGCTCGATCTGCAAACCTACTTTACCTGCGGTGTGCAGGAAGTTCGCGCATGGACATTCGGTCGTGGCTGGAAAGCTCCGCAGTGTGCCGGCGTTATCCACACCGATTTTGAAAAAGGATTTATTCGAGCAGAGGTTATCAAATACGACGATTACGTTCGTTTGGGATCGGAAGCAGCCTGTCGCGAAGCCGGAAAAATCGGCATTGAAGGAAAAGAATATGTTGTTCAGGATGGTGATATACTTCACTTCCGTTTCAACGTTTAA
- a CDS encoding epoxyqueuosine reductase gives MVNSDLVKEMVNSDLVKEMVLAAGADLCGIASVDRFDIAPEGFRPTDLFPDTKSVVVFAKKIPESILHSKSQIPYSFIEDMALQKVLQLSFDIAVSLERENVSALPVPSEPYEYWDKETMTGKGLLSLKHAGYLAGMGVIGRNTLLCTPEYGNLIKLGALLVNVPLEADPIMENNMCSEKCNACITNCPSGALHDGGVDQKKCRTYSEGSTVKGAPITVCYNCRKVCPNRSGWETA, from the coding sequence ATGGTAAACTCAGATTTGGTAAAAGAGATGGTAAACTCAGATTTGGTAAAAGAGATGGTTTTGGCGGCAGGTGCAGACCTTTGTGGCATTGCATCGGTCGATCGATTTGATATAGCGCCGGAAGGTTTTCGACCAACGGATTTGTTCCCGGATACGAAGTCGGTCGTTGTTTTTGCAAAGAAAATACCCGAAAGCATTTTGCACTCCAAATCTCAGATTCCCTATTCGTTTATAGAAGACATGGCTTTGCAAAAAGTGTTGCAATTGTCGTTCGATATTGCAGTTAGTCTGGAACGGGAGAATGTCTCTGCACTTCCGGTTCCGTCCGAGCCTTACGAATACTGGGATAAGGAAACCATGACGGGCAAGGGGTTGTTGTCGTTGAAACATGCCGGATATCTGGCAGGTATGGGAGTGATTGGCCGCAATACATTGCTGTGTACGCCTGAGTATGGTAATTTGATAAAGCTCGGAGCTTTGCTGGTGAATGTTCCACTTGAGGCTGATCCTATAATGGAGAATAATATGTGCTCTGAAAAATGTAATGCCTGCATCACTAATTGTCCTTCGGGAGCATTACACGATGGGGGTGTTGACCAAAAGAAGTGTCGTACCTATTCGGAAGGATCTACAGTAAAAGGTGCTCCTATAACCGTTTGCTACAATTGCCGAAAAGTTTGTCCAAACAGATCAGGCTGGGAAACCGCTTGA
- a CDS encoding MBL fold metallo-hydrolase produces the protein MKTLLVTLIALLPFMAMAQQHPDVYSTPMGVLVVTPVNHGSVMLKIKGKVIHVDPYEKTVDYSTLPKADLVLITHEHSDHFDKKALKKIVTPDTYIITTDSVAASGLPNATVLKNDENATWNDIEILAVPAYNIEHKRPDGKPFHEKGVGNGYILSFKSFRVYIAGDTENIPEMSQLGKIKIAFLPKNLPYTMTDEQFVAAAKMIHPKVLYPYHYFEIDRDALIKQLPKDIELK, from the coding sequence ATGAAAACATTACTTGTAACTTTAATAGCTTTATTGCCCTTTATGGCTATGGCTCAGCAACATCCCGATGTGTACTCTACCCCGATGGGAGTGTTAGTCGTTACTCCGGTTAACCACGGCTCCGTCATGCTCAAAATCAAGGGGAAAGTGATTCATGTGGATCCGTATGAAAAAACGGTAGATTACAGCACTTTGCCCAAGGCTGATTTGGTTTTGATTACTCACGAGCACTCTGACCATTTTGACAAAAAAGCGCTTAAAAAGATCGTTACCCCAGATACGTACATCATTACTACTGACAGTGTGGCGGCTTCCGGCCTTCCAAATGCAACAGTCTTGAAGAATGATGAAAATGCAACCTGGAATGATATCGAAATTTTAGCTGTTCCCGCGTACAATATTGAGCACAAGCGTCCTGACGGGAAACCATTTCATGAAAAAGGCGTTGGAAACGGATATATCCTCTCTTTTAAGAGTTTCCGGGTATATATTGCCGGTGACACAGAAAATATTCCGGAGATGAGTCAGCTTGGTAAAATCAAGATTGCTTTTTTACCGAAAAACCTGCCTTATACTATGACGGACGAACAGTTTGTTGCGGCTGCAAAAATGATACATCCCAAAGTGTTGTACCCGTATCATTATTTTGAAATTGACCGCGATGCCTTGATTAAGCAATTGCCCAAAGATATTGAATTGAAATAA
- a CDS encoding glutathionylspermidine synthase family protein, whose translation MERINCPVRNDWKKRVEELGFGFHTIDGTYWDESAYYQFSMREVNELEAATVELFDRCLDAVQYVIDHKLYDLFKIDQRFVPLIESSWNEDAPSIYGRFDLVYDGRHAPKMLEFNADTPTSLFEGGVVQWYWLEDVKPGTDQFNSIHEKLVGYWKTLIPYLNEGKLHFSCLKDNLEDLTTVEYLRDCAIQAGIDTEFVYLEDIGWNQYSLTFVDLQEQNITNLFKLYPWEWLIREAFADNLLIAPERTVWIEPAWKMILSNKAILPVLWQLFPNHPNLLEAYFDNSKMAFDYVKKPFFSREGENVTIVRNGKTIAQTAGLYGSEGYIYQKYCELPNFKLNYPVIGSWVIGCEPAGMGIRETNTLITDNLSRFIPHIIN comes from the coding sequence ATGGAACGGATTAATTGCCCTGTAAGGAACGACTGGAAAAAGCGGGTGGAAGAACTTGGCTTTGGATTTCATACCATTGACGGAACCTATTGGGATGAATCGGCGTATTATCAGTTTTCCATGCGTGAAGTCAATGAACTGGAAGCCGCAACAGTAGAGCTTTTTGATCGTTGTCTGGATGCTGTTCAGTATGTCATTGATCATAAGCTTTACGACCTTTTTAAAATCGATCAGCGATTCGTTCCGTTGATTGAGTCGTCCTGGAATGAAGATGCTCCTTCTATTTATGGGCGTTTCGATCTGGTTTATGACGGCAGGCATGCTCCGAAAATGCTCGAATTTAATGCGGATACACCGACCTCTTTGTTTGAAGGAGGCGTTGTGCAGTGGTACTGGCTCGAGGATGTTAAACCCGGCACTGATCAGTTCAATTCTATTCACGAAAAGCTCGTTGGATACTGGAAAACTCTGATTCCATATCTGAATGAAGGAAAGCTGCATTTCAGTTGTCTCAAAGATAATCTCGAAGATTTGACAACGGTGGAATACTTACGCGATTGCGCTATTCAGGCCGGAATAGATACAGAATTCGTCTATCTCGAAGATATAGGTTGGAATCAATATTCATTGACTTTTGTCGATTTACAGGAGCAAAATATTACCAATTTATTCAAGTTGTATCCCTGGGAATGGCTCATCCGTGAGGCCTTTGCAGACAACCTGCTGATTGCACCGGAACGCACTGTCTGGATAGAGCCTGCGTGGAAAATGATTTTGTCCAATAAGGCGATTTTGCCTGTTTTATGGCAACTGTTTCCAAATCATCCCAATTTGCTTGAAGCTTACTTCGATAACTCGAAAATGGCGTTTGATTATGTCAAAAAGCCTTTTTTTTCACGCGAAGGAGAAAATGTTACTATTGTCAGAAACGGGAAAACCATTGCTCAAACGGCAGGCTTATATGGTTCTGAAGGATATATTTATCAGAAATATTGTGAGTTACCTAATTTTAAGCTCAACTATCCGGTAATCGGGTCATGGGTAATAGGTTGCGAACCGGCAGGTATGGGTATAAGGGAAACCAATACACTTATCACGGATAATTTGAGCAGATTTATTCCGCATATCATTAATTAA
- the uraA gene encoding uracil permease: MEKRRTIGIHEKLPVLQSMPLSLQHLTAMFGATILVPILLGVDPAIALLMNGIGTLLYSWITKGGIPAYLGSSFAFIAPTMLIMGSYGGFAHAQSGFIFFGLFFVIISFVVKKWGIRWIDVVMPPAVMGAVVAIIGLELAPVAAQQAGLAAGSTAVGQVVQPFVVNSNVVLVSMFTLCVGIIGSVLFRGFLQVIPILIAVVAGYVMALCLGMVDTTAISNAAWFALPKFSAPVFDTKAMIIIAPACIVVLAEHISHLIVTGEVTGNDLMANPGLHRSLLGDGLSNLFSGFAGSPPNTTYGENIGVMAITRVYSVWVIRGAALFAIAFSCVGKVSAAISTIPTAVLGGMTMLLYGVIAVQGFRIFIQQKVDFSKNSNMVLGAITFVVGVSGAAINIGSVQLKGMAFAAIVGVVLSILFWGFRKLGIMNQES, encoded by the coding sequence ATGGAAAAACGACGTACAATTGGTATTCATGAGAAACTACCGGTTCTGCAGAGCATGCCTCTCAGTCTTCAGCACCTGACTGCCATGTTTGGTGCCACAATTTTAGTCCCTATTTTGTTAGGTGTCGATCCCGCTATTGCTTTATTGATGAACGGTATCGGCACTTTACTTTATTCGTGGATCACTAAAGGCGGCATCCCGGCCTATCTGGGATCGAGTTTTGCATTTATTGCTCCAACCATGCTGATCATGGGTAGCTATGGAGGTTTTGCTCATGCTCAGTCCGGTTTTATCTTTTTCGGATTGTTTTTTGTTATTATCTCATTCGTGGTGAAAAAATGGGGCATCCGCTGGATTGACGTGGTGATGCCTCCTGCCGTTATGGGCGCGGTTGTTGCCATTATCGGTCTTGAACTGGCACCTGTTGCTGCACAACAAGCTGGTTTGGCTGCCGGTTCTACCGCTGTAGGCCAGGTGGTACAACCTTTTGTGGTGAATTCGAATGTGGTACTGGTTTCTATGTTTACTCTTTGCGTTGGGATTATAGGTTCTGTACTCTTCAGAGGTTTTTTGCAGGTTATTCCTATCCTGATTGCCGTTGTAGCCGGATATGTAATGGCCTTGTGTCTGGGTATGGTGGACACTACAGCAATTAGTAATGCTGCCTGGTTTGCATTGCCGAAATTCAGTGCTCCGGTTTTTGATACCAAAGCGATGATTATTATAGCACCGGCATGTATCGTAGTTTTGGCCGAACACATCAGCCACCTTATCGTTACAGGAGAAGTTACAGGTAACGATTTGATGGCCAATCCCGGCTTGCATCGTTCTTTATTGGGCGATGGTTTGAGCAACCTTTTTTCAGGTTTTGCCGGTTCTCCTCCGAATACCACTTATGGTGAAAATATTGGTGTGATGGCTATTACCCGTGTTTATTCAGTTTGGGTGATTCGTGGAGCAGCTTTGTTTGCAATTGCCTTTTCATGCGTGGGCAAGGTTTCAGCCGCCATTTCAACTATCCCTACAGCAGTTCTCGGCGGGATGACTATGTTGTTGTATGGTGTGATTGCCGTTCAGGGTTTCCGTATCTTTATCCAACAGAAAGTAGACTTCAGTAAGAACAGCAATATGGTTCTCGGAGCGATCACTTTTGTGGTGGGAGTATCGGGTGCAGCTATCAATATCGGCTCTGTTCAACTCAAGGGTATGGCCTTTGCAGCTATCGTGGGAGTCGTTCTTTCTATTCTTTTCTGGGGTTTCCGTAAACTCGGAATTATGAACCAGGAATCTTAA